Genomic DNA from Carnobacterium divergens DSM 20623:
TATTTTTATTAAAGGCTCTCATTGAACCCGTTTCAACATTTGTTTTAACTTTCCTTAACCATTTTTCGTGTAAGGCATCCACACTGCCTTTTTCAACTTCATAGGATCTTGTGCGATAGACAACTCGCTCGAATAAGTCTCCATAAATAGCTGCGACTAAAATTCGTTTTAGCATCTTGATATCATAGGTGAATCCTGGGTTACTTTCCACTCCTTGATTTCCCATAGAAATTGAAACTACTGGAATATCAGGAAATCCGGAATCTTTAAGGGCTTTTCGAAGTAATGGAATGTAGTTTGTAGCACGACACCCTCCGCCTGTTTGGGTCATCATTACACTGACATTTTCTAAATCATAATCGCCACTCTGTAAAGCTTCAACTAGTTGACCAATCGAAATAATTGCGGGATAACAAGCATCATTATTTACAAATTTTAGACCTTCATCAACTGCCCCTTTATCCATTGCAGGTAGAGACGCTACGTTATAGCCAGATGCTCTTAATGCAACATCAAAAAGTCCATTTTGATGAATGGGACTCATCATTGGCATCAATAAGGTATGCTTGGCTTTCATCTCTTTTGTAAATTGAATTTTTTCAACAACGGGTGGCTTTTCTGTTAATTCAGCGCTAATGTTGTCTAAGCGAAGGGTTCCTCGTTCTCTAACGGCAGCTTTCAAAGAACGAATTCGAATTCGAATGGCTCCTAAGTTAGCTCCTTCATCAATTTTTAGAACGGTATAAATTTTACCAGCTTGTTCCATAATTTCTTCGACTTGATCAGTCGTTACTGCATCTAATCCACAGCCAAATGAATTCAATTGAATCATTTCTAATTGGGATGACTTTGCAACCACTCGAGCTGCTGCATATAAACGAGCATGATAAACCCATTGATTGACGACTCGTAAGTTCGCAACATCTCCTAAATGAGAAATACTGTCTTCCGTTAAGACATGGAAACCTTCTTGCGTGATCACATCTGCCACTCCATGATTAATTTCTGGATCAAGGTGATAAGGGCGACCTGCCATTACGATGCCTTTTTCACCTTTCATATTTAGCATCATTAAGGTTTCTTCGCCTTTATTTTGAATGTCTTGCTTAAAGTGTTTTAATTCTATGAACGCATTTTTCAACGCTTCGTCAATCTCTTCTTTTGAAATTCCTAAGTCTTTGAATGTTTCAGCTAAGACTTTTGCCATTGAGGTAGGATTGCCAAGATTTAAAAATGGATTTCGATAATCTACAAGACCTTCACGAATTTCATCAACATTATTGCGAATAACATCTGGATAAGATTGAACGATAGGACAATTAAATTGATTTTCTGCTTCTTTAAATTCCTGTTGTTCAAATATAATACCTGGATAAAAGATTAAAGAAACACCCTTGTCAATTAATGCTTGGATATGACCGTGAGTTAATTTTGCTGGGTAACAAACTGTATCACTTGGAATTGTATCCATTCCTAGCTCATAAAGCTGTTTGTTAGAACGAGGCGATAGCTCCACTCGAAAACCAAGTTGGGTAAAAAAAGTATGCCACAAAGGATAATTTTCATACATATTAAGCACTCTTGGTAAACCAATCGTTCCTCTTGTTGCTTGTTTTTTGCGTAACGACTTGTAGCTAAATAAACGTTTGTATTTGTAATCAATCAAATTGATTTTCTTATCTTCTTTTTTGACTTTAATTCTAGCACCACGTTCACAGCGGTTTCCAGTAACAAATTGACGGCCATCGTTAAAAATAGTCACTGTTAGCATGCAATTGTTTTCACATAAACCACAATGGGTAAATTCTTTTTCTGAAGTAAATTCTTTAAGCTCTTCCAATGGTAAAATTGTCGAAATATCCCCTTCAACATAAGCTTCCATCGCTAAAATAGAACAACCATACGCACCCATTAAACCTGCGATATCTGGTCGTATCACTTCTCTGCCACTAATCAATTCAAATGCACGAAGCACGGCTTCGTTATAAAAAGTTCCACCTTGGCAAACGATTTTTTTGCCTAAATCTTCTGGACGCTTGATTTTAATAACCTTGTATAGTGCATTTTTAATTACTGAATATGAAAGTCCTGCAGAAATATCACCAATTGTAGCACCTTCCTTTTGAACTTGTTTCACTTTTGAATTCATAAAAACGGTACAACGAGAACCTAGGTCAACGGGATAGTTTGATTTCGTTGCAGCCAATGCAAACTCTTCTACTTTTGTATTTAATGATTTCGCAAATGTTTCAATAAATGAACCACAACCTGAGGAACAAGCCTCATTTAATTGAATAGAGGATAGGGCACCATTTTTAATCGTCATAGCCTTCATATCTTGACCGCCAATATCTAGTATAAAGTCGACTCCTGGTTGAAAACGATTGGCTGCTTTGTAATGCGCGACTGTTTCAACTTCACCAATATCCACTTTTAAGGCATTCTTAATCAAGTGCTCACCGTAACCCGTAATTGCCGTTTTTCCAATAAATACATCATTCGGTAATTTTAAGTATAGTTCGCTTAATACCTTCATCGTCATCTCTAGTGGTTGACCTTCATTATTTCCATAAAATTTGAATAGTAACTCTCCTTGAGAATTAATTAAGGTGACTTTGGTCGTGGTTGACCCTGCATCGATTCCTAAAAAAGCAACACCATGATGTTCGCTAAGATTTTTTTCAACAACATTCGATTGATTGTGTCGCTTTCTAAATTCTGCTAAGTCTTCTTCTGTTTCAAATAAAGTTGGCAATGTATCACTTGGTTTCATACTTTCTTCATCCGCTTCTTCAAAGCGCTTGAGCAAATGATTAAGCGTAAGGGGTTGTGTTTTTTCTGAATAAAAAGCAGCACCTTTAGCCACAAATAATTGAGGGTCCTCTGGGAAAATAATATCTGCTTCATTTAAATTTAACGTTTCAATAAAACGTCTTCTAAGCTCACTCATAAAGAAAAGTGGTCCACCTAAAAAAGCTACTTTCCCACGAATTTTACGTCCTGAAGCAAGTCCTGCTATCGTTTGATTGACTACTGCTTGATAAATACTGACTGAAATATCTTCCGGTCTGGCTCCTTCATTAATCAACGGCTGAACATCGGTTTTCGCAAAAACACCACATCTTGAAGCAATGGGGTAAATCGTTGTATAATTTTTAGCCAATTCATTAACGCCATTTGCATCTGTTTTTAAAAGGCTTGCCATTTGATCGATAAAAGCCCCAGTTCCTCCTGCACAGCTTCCGTTCATGCGTTGTTCTAAGGCACCGTCAAAAAAGGTGATTTTAGCATCTTCTCCGCCTAATTCAATTGCCACATCTGTTTCTGGAATCAGTTCTTCAACCGTTCTTGTACATGCGATTACTTCTTGAACAAACTCTATTTCTAGTAGTTCAGACAGCCCCATGCCACCTGATCCTGTAATCATCATGGTTAATGAATACTCGCCTAAGGCTTGACTAGCTTCTTTTAAAATACGATAGCTAGCTGCCTTAACATCCGAGTAGTGGCGCTCATACTTCGAAAAAAGTACGT
This window encodes:
- a CDS encoding 2-hydroxyacyl-CoA dehydratase, encoding MELLRAGIDVGSTTVKLVIMDSNTNVLFSKYERHYSDVKAASYRILKEASQALGEYSLTMMITGSGGMGLSELLEIEFVQEVIACTRTVEELIPETDVAIELGGEDAKITFFDGALEQRMNGSCAGGTGAFIDQMASLLKTDANGVNELAKNYTTIYPIASRCGVFAKTDVQPLINEGARPEDISVSIYQAVVNQTIAGLASGRKIRGKVAFLGGPLFFMSELRRRFIETLNLNEADIIFPEDPQLFVAKGAAFYSEKTQPLTLNHLLKRFEEADEESMKPSDTLPTLFETEEDLAEFRKRHNQSNVVEKNLSEHHGVAFLGIDAGSTTTKVTLINSQGELLFKFYGNNEGQPLEMTMKVLSELYLKLPNDVFIGKTAITGYGEHLIKNALKVDIGEVETVAHYKAANRFQPGVDFILDIGGQDMKAMTIKNGALSSIQLNEACSSGCGSFIETFAKSLNTKVEEFALAATKSNYPVDLGSRCTVFMNSKVKQVQKEGATIGDISAGLSYSVIKNALYKVIKIKRPEDLGKKIVCQGGTFYNEAVLRAFELISGREVIRPDIAGLMGAYGCSILAMEAYVEGDISTILPLEELKEFTSEKEFTHCGLCENNCMLTVTIFNDGRQFVTGNRCERGARIKVKKEDKKINLIDYKYKRLFSYKSLRKKQATRGTIGLPRVLNMYENYPLWHTFFTQLGFRVELSPRSNKQLYELGMDTIPSDTVCYPAKLTHGHIQALIDKGVSLIFYPGIIFEQQEFKEAENQFNCPIVQSYPDVIRNNVDEIREGLVDYRNPFLNLGNPTSMAKVLAETFKDLGISKEEIDEALKNAFIELKHFKQDIQNKGEETLMMLNMKGEKGIVMAGRPYHLDPEINHGVADVITQEGFHVLTEDSISHLGDVANLRVVNQWVYHARLYAAARVVAKSSQLEMIQLNSFGCGLDAVTTDQVEEIMEQAGKIYTVLKIDEGANLGAIRIRIRSLKAAVRERGTLRLDNISAELTEKPPVVEKIQFTKEMKAKHTLLMPMMSPIHQNGLFDVALRASGYNVASLPAMDKGAVDEGLKFVNNDACYPAIISIGQLVEALQSGDYDLENVSVMMTQTGGGCRATNYIPLLRKALKDSGFPDIPVVSISMGNQGVESNPGFTYDIKMLKRILVAAIYGDLFERVVYRTRSYEVEKGSVDALHEKWLRKVKTNVETGSMRAFNKNMKQIIHDFDTIPLTDEIKPRVGVVGEILVKYSPTANNDLIRLLEQEGAEAVVPDIIGFMNYSLYNQIWRYENMGIPYKTKLISQVAIKLIEMCEKPMDKALRKSERFDGIHSIYDLAEGASKVLSIGNHTGEGWFLTGEMIELLKSGVNNIVCMQPFGCLPNHVVGKGAIKELRRQYKDANIAAIDYDPGVSIVNQLNRIRLMLSTATKNIEKDPEALKKMQKIT